In the Streptomyces sp. BHT-5-2 genome, one interval contains:
- a CDS encoding rodlin: protein MIKHALAAAALMLTLGVVSAAPAAADTGTRNGNHAQDAYGNTATHGAMDPQLSLIEGTLNRPCVAIPIKANIQQLIGLVNIVSLQDIPILSAPQNQQCTDNSTQAKGDEPLSHILDQIPVLSSNGVDNG, encoded by the coding sequence GTGATCAAGCACGCTCTCGCAGCAGCAGCACTCATGCTCACCCTCGGCGTGGTGAGCGCCGCTCCGGCGGCAGCCGATACGGGCACACGTAACGGCAACCATGCGCAGGATGCATACGGCAACACGGCTACCCACGGCGCTATGGACCCGCAGCTGTCCCTGATCGAGGGCACCCTCAATCGGCCCTGCGTCGCGATCCCCATCAAGGCCAACATCCAGCAACTCATCGGCCTGGTGAACATCGTCTCGCTCCAGGACATCCCGATTCTGTCCGCACCACAGAACCAGCAGTGCACCGACAACTCCACCCAGGCCAAGGGCGACGAGCCGCTCTCGCACATCCTCGACCAGATCCCAGTCCTGAGCAGCAACGGCGTCGATAACGGGTGA
- a CDS encoding MarR family winged helix-turn-helix transcriptional regulator, with translation METDEASGGLGELFLSVAKRVRAQQAERFAPFGITPAQARVLGLLARSGTPPRMTELAERLGVVPRAVTPLIDALEEAGLVRRLSDPGNRRSTLVELTDQGSAMRRSLHAERVRVVEDVFAPLTPRQRATLLDLLGRL, from the coding sequence ATGGAGACCGACGAGGCGTCCGGGGGCCTGGGCGAACTGTTCCTGAGCGTGGCCAAACGCGTGCGGGCCCAGCAGGCGGAACGCTTCGCGCCCTTCGGCATCACCCCCGCACAGGCCCGCGTGCTCGGCCTCCTGGCACGCAGCGGGACGCCGCCGCGGATGACGGAACTGGCGGAGCGACTGGGCGTGGTGCCGCGCGCGGTGACCCCCCTCATCGACGCGCTGGAGGAGGCCGGGCTGGTGCGCCGCCTGTCCGACCCGGGCAACCGGCGCTCCACACTGGTCGAACTGACCGACCAGGGCTCCGCCATGCGCCGGTCGCTCCATGCCGAGCGCGTACGCGTCGTCGAGGACGTCTTCGCCCCCCTCACGCCGCGACAGCGCGCAACCCTGCTGGACCTGCTCGGCAGGCTGTGA
- a CDS encoding terpene synthase family protein, whose amino-acid sequence MQEYEEFDIPFPPRVNPLLPAAETRHIEWMRGMGLLAGPEAEAKYRLWSPAEVGARWFYLAQGDDLALGCDVFGWFLAFDDQFDGPLGQQPESVAAVIERTAAVLDGESDTAAVSGHPLTAAFSDLWKRERAGMSPAWCERAVRHWKQYLHAHVTEATNRVQGVWPSTPDYLDLRYRTGFMPPLLDLIERVWRSELPPPVYDSPELRLMRYVTNQNINIVNDVLSLDKEEAQGDQHNLVLIIEHEQRCTRSEAIDRARRMVDEWTRTFSRTEPAITNVCDRLAIPVADRTNVYGCIEGMRAAIRGNYDWCAQTGRYAAHRPSSVPLPAAVSPWAPTPS is encoded by the coding sequence ATGCAGGAGTACGAGGAGTTCGACATCCCATTCCCCCCACGGGTCAATCCGCTACTGCCCGCAGCGGAAACCCGGCATATCGAGTGGATGCGTGGCATGGGTCTGCTGGCCGGTCCGGAGGCCGAGGCGAAGTACCGGCTGTGGAGTCCGGCGGAGGTCGGGGCACGCTGGTTCTATCTGGCCCAGGGCGATGACCTGGCCCTGGGCTGTGACGTCTTCGGGTGGTTCTTAGCCTTCGACGACCAATTCGACGGACCGCTCGGCCAGCAGCCCGAGTCCGTGGCCGCCGTCATCGAGCGCACCGCCGCGGTACTGGACGGGGAATCCGACACGGCGGCCGTCAGCGGGCATCCGCTGACGGCCGCCTTCAGCGACTTATGGAAACGGGAGCGTGCCGGGATGTCCCCGGCATGGTGCGAACGCGCCGTTCGGCACTGGAAGCAGTACCTGCACGCCCACGTCACCGAGGCAACCAACCGCGTTCAGGGAGTCTGGCCGAGTACGCCGGACTACCTGGACCTGCGCTACCGCACGGGGTTCATGCCCCCGCTGCTGGACCTGATCGAACGGGTCTGGCGCAGCGAACTCCCCCCGCCGGTCTACGACAGCCCCGAACTGCGCCTGATGCGTTATGTCACCAACCAGAACATCAACATCGTCAACGACGTTCTGTCGCTGGACAAAGAAGAAGCCCAGGGCGATCAGCACAATCTCGTACTCATCATCGAACACGAACAGCGATGCACACGCTCCGAAGCCATCGACAGGGCCCGCCGCATGGTCGACGAGTGGACCCGCACTTTCAGCCGCACAGAACCCGCCATCACCAACGTGTGCGATCGGCTCGCAATCCCAGTCGCCGACCGCACCAACGTCTACGGCTGCATCGAGGGAATGCGCGCCGCGATCCGCGGCAACTACGACTGGTGTGCGCAGACCGGCCGCTACGCGGCTCACCGCCCCAGCAGCGTGCCGCTGCCGGCGGCAGTGAGCCCATGGGCACCAACGCCCTCCTGA
- a CDS encoding replication initiator, with translation MRGRARAEARGLRDQQVKKDRDGNTLDLPEPEPLRLRAWAHTLGYRGHILTKSRAYSTTYTALRAERAEYQSVAVGAEPGDAPDVLTDACRRYVGSGHTPGAALIAAGIAEDLRQTRQFYAAARRGEGEWSP, from the coding sequence GTGCGCGGTCGGGCCCGAGCCGAAGCTCGCGGACTTCGAGACCAACAGGTCAAGAAGGACCGGGACGGCAACACCCTCGACCTTCCGGAGCCGGAACCGCTCAGACTGCGGGCCTGGGCACACACCCTCGGCTACCGGGGCCACATCCTCACCAAATCCCGGGCCTACTCCACCACTTACACCGCTCTGCGCGCCGAACGCGCCGAGTACCAGAGCGTCGCCGTCGGTGCCGAGCCGGGTGACGCCCCCGACGTGCTCACGGACGCGTGCCGGCGCTATGTCGGCTCCGGCCACACCCCCGGCGCAGCCCTCATCGCCGCAGGCATTGCCGAAGACCTCCGGCAGACCCGGCAGTTCTACGCAGCGGCGAGAAGAGGCGAGGGGGAGTGGAGCCCGTAG
- a CDS encoding class II aldolase/adducin family protein has product MVWGHLAVRDPEGRGVWMKAPGWGLEEVGPDRVVLVGWDGRSLAGPDGVHKEYPIHTELMRARPDVNVTVHTHAPAVNAFAALNRPLLPVSHDAVLFAEHGLPRYTATAGLVSTPALGRALAEALGPARACLMPQHGLAAVGRDLAHAVLTALFLERACRIQLTAQAAGEIRCWTGPEESVRKAAECWPDSQMWAGWRYWTRRVGHAETR; this is encoded by the coding sequence ATGGTGTGGGGGCATCTGGCGGTGCGCGACCCCGAGGGGCGGGGGGTGTGGATGAAGGCCCCCGGCTGGGGACTGGAGGAGGTCGGGCCGGACCGGGTCGTGCTGGTCGGCTGGGACGGCCGTTCCCTCGCCGGTCCGGACGGGGTGCACAAGGAGTATCCGATCCACACCGAGCTGATGCGGGCCCGTCCGGACGTGAACGTCACGGTCCATACGCACGCCCCGGCCGTCAACGCCTTCGCCGCGCTGAACCGGCCGCTGCTGCCGGTCAGCCACGACGCGGTCCTCTTCGCCGAGCACGGTCTGCCGCGCTACACCGCCACCGCCGGTCTCGTCAGCACCCCTGCGCTGGGGCGGGCGTTGGCCGAAGCGCTCGGCCCGGCGCGTGCCTGCCTGATGCCCCAGCACGGCCTGGCCGCGGTCGGCCGGGACCTCGCGCACGCCGTGCTGACCGCCCTGTTCCTGGAACGGGCCTGCCGCATCCAACTCACCGCGCAGGCCGCCGGCGAGATCCGGTGCTGGACCGGTCCCGAGGAGAGCGTGCGCAAGGCGGCGGAGTGCTGGCCGGACAGCCAGATGTGGGCGGGCTGGCGCTACTGGACCCGCCGGGTCGGCCACGCCGAGACCCGTTGA
- a CDS encoding cytochrome P450, which translates to MTLGTISAKITDYANRADPYPLYAELRRTPVRREDDGTYLVSTYYEVRNLANDPRLSNDTGNRGLGYAHVGQPPEETGLPPSFTFTDPPVHDRLRDTVNRPFGPPHSPGFLDSLRGDLAKVVTELLDAFEGKDQVDIVEDFSYPLPVTAICKVLGVPREDEARFHGWADALASALDPHSGGDDGQEKGQRARQELGAYLAELIETKRRHPGPGMLSALAPDMTAADLEATAVLLLVAGHETTVNAITNTTLTLLRHPDILRRFQNEPGLAVPLVEEVLRYEPPVQFVPWTTALADIDIAGTTIPQGSPVWLMLAAANRDPKRFKDPDRFDPDREDNEHLGFYTGIHYCFGAPLARMELHVAVEELFRRVRFSGLLEDPPPYRANAVLRGPRHLPVAIEGLRA; encoded by the coding sequence ATGACGCTCGGGACCATCTCCGCGAAGATCACCGACTACGCCAACCGGGCCGATCCGTACCCGCTCTACGCGGAGCTGCGCCGGACACCGGTCAGGCGGGAGGACGACGGCACCTACCTGGTCAGCACGTACTACGAGGTGCGGAACCTGGCCAACGACCCGCGGCTGAGCAACGACACCGGCAACCGTGGGCTCGGCTACGCCCACGTCGGGCAGCCGCCGGAGGAGACCGGCCTGCCGCCCAGCTTCACTTTCACCGACCCGCCCGTGCACGACCGGCTGCGCGACACCGTCAACCGGCCGTTCGGGCCCCCGCACAGCCCCGGGTTCCTCGACTCGCTGCGCGGCGACCTGGCCAAGGTCGTCACCGAGCTGCTGGACGCCTTCGAGGGCAAGGACCAGGTCGACATCGTCGAGGACTTCTCCTACCCCCTCCCCGTCACCGCCATCTGCAAGGTCCTGGGCGTGCCGCGCGAGGACGAAGCGCGCTTCCACGGGTGGGCCGATGCCCTGGCGTCGGCGCTCGATCCCCACTCCGGCGGCGACGACGGCCAGGAGAAGGGGCAGCGGGCGCGCCAGGAGCTGGGCGCCTACCTGGCCGAACTGATCGAGACCAAACGCCGCCACCCCGGCCCCGGGATGCTCAGCGCGCTCGCCCCCGACATGACTGCGGCGGACCTGGAGGCCACCGCGGTGCTGCTCCTGGTCGCCGGCCACGAGACCACCGTCAACGCGATCACCAACACGACCCTGACGCTGCTGCGGCACCCCGACATCCTGCGGCGGTTCCAGAACGAGCCGGGCCTGGCCGTGCCGCTCGTCGAGGAGGTGCTGCGGTACGAGCCGCCGGTGCAGTTCGTCCCGTGGACCACCGCCCTGGCCGACATCGACATCGCCGGCACCACGATCCCCCAGGGCTCGCCGGTCTGGCTCATGCTGGCCGCGGCCAACCGCGACCCCAAGCGCTTCAAGGACCCCGACCGGTTCGATCCCGACCGCGAGGACAACGAGCACCTGGGTTTCTACACCGGCATCCACTACTGCTTCGGCGCCCCGCTCGCCCGGATGGAACTCCATGTGGCGGTGGAGGAACTGTTCCGCCGGGTCAGGTTCTCCGGGCTGCTGGAGGACCCGCCGCCGTACCGTGCCAACGCGGTGCTGCGCGGCCCCCGCCACCTCCCGGTGGCGATCGAGGGCCTCAGGGCCTGA